GTTCGGGCCATGACGCGTGGCGCACGCCCAGGTCGCGCAGGCCCTCGAGCGTGCGGTCGATGAGCGCGAGTTCGTGCGTGCGGATCGCGTCGAGGCCCCGCTCGTGCAGCCACGCGACGGCGGCGGAGAGACCGGCGATGCCGATGGTGTTGTGGCTGCCCGCCTCGAACCGCTCGGGCATGGACGAGGGGTGATCGTCCGACTCGCTCCATGATCCCGTGCCGCCCTCGCGCGTCGTCGCGAGTTGTTCTTCGATCGCGGGGCGGATGTACAGCCCGCCGGTGCCCTGCGGGCCCAAGAGGCCCTTGTGCCCGGGGAAGGCGAGCAGATCGGCGTGCAGGCTCTGCACGCCCACCGGCAGGTGCCCGAGGGCCTGGGCCGCGTCGACGAGGAACAGCACTCCCCGCGCTCGACAAAGTTCGCCGAATCGCGCGACGTCCTGGATGCTCCCCCCGACGTTGCTGGCCATGTTCGCCGCGAGCAGCAGCGGGCGCGGCCCGTCGTCGAGCACGCGCGCAACGTCCGCGGGATCCACCAGCCCCGTGTCGGGGGCCGCGGGCACGTGGTCGATGCGCACGCCCTCGTCGGCGAGCGCCTGGAAGGGGCGGAGCACCGAGTTGTGGTCCATGGCGGTGGTGACGAGGCGGATCGAGCCGTGGGCCACGCCCCGCAGGCGCGCGCCGCGCACGACGCCCTTGATCGCCAGGTTCAGCGCGTCGGTGGTGTTGAGCGTGAAGACCACGTGGGCCGCGCTCTCGCCACCGATCAGCCGGTTGATGCGTTCGCGGCATTCACGGATGACCCGCGCGCCCTCGCGGCTCTCGGCGTACTGCCCCCGCCCGGGTGAAGCGCCCACGCCCCGCCCGTACGCGAGCATCGCGTCGAAGACGCCGGGTGGTTTGGGGAAGCTGGTCGCCGCGTTGTCGAGGTACACACGCCGCACGGAGCAACGATAGACGCGCGCGGGGCGACATCTCTCGGCGTGGAGTATCTCGCGCGGGCGGCCCGGTGCACGCCGCGGGAAACGCCGGATTACGACGCCTTGGGCAGCTTGTAGAA
Above is a window of Planctomycetota bacterium DNA encoding:
- a CDS encoding aminotransferase class V-fold PLP-dependent enzyme, with protein sequence MRRVYLDNAATSFPKPPGVFDAMLAYGRGVGASPGRGQYAESREGARVIRECRERINRLIGGESAAHVVFTLNTTDALNLAIKGVVRGARLRGVAHGSIRLVTTAMDHNSVLRPFQALADEGVRIDHVPAAPDTGLVDPADVARVLDDGPRPLLLAANMASNVGGSIQDVARFGELCRARGVLFLVDAAQALGHLPVGVQSLHADLLAFPGHKGLLGPQGTGGLYIRPAIEEQLATTREGGTGSWSESDDHPSSMPERFEAGSHNTIGIAGLSAAVAWLHERGLDAIRTHELALIDRTLEGLRDLGVRHASWPERDAPGASFRLLGPPEASQRVGVFTLVHDELDPAEIAGVLEARFGLLVRAGLTCAPGAHRTFGTLERAGGVRFSYGPFVTEADVDALLAALAQIAASASGASFDPPRAARTA